Proteins from a genomic interval of Treponema succinifaciens DSM 2489:
- a CDS encoding 2-isopropylmalate synthase, with the protein MNASMNPNGKYARVGDIELPNRKWPSNKITKAPVWCSVDLRDGNQALVNPMGIDTKLAFFDLLVKLGFKEIEVGFPASSDTEYEFIRRLIEENHIPDDVTIQVLCQAREALVKKTMESLKGCKQAIFHIYNSTSPAQRKYTFNKSKEEIKQIAVDGVKCIKSCLSDEDRKRIRLEYSPESFSHTEIDYAVEVCEAVKNEWGCSADNKIIMNLPTTVECYTPNVYADAIEYFAEHISDRQNIIISTHCHNDRGTGVASCELALLAGADRVEGCLFGNGERTGNLDIVNVALNMYSQGIDPQLDFHDIQSVGELYTKFTEMEINPRTPYVGELVFTAFSGSHQDAIRKGMAARTKMPKNALWDVPYILIDPHDIGRQYEGIIRINSQSGKGGAAYILEQEYGICLPKAMHPALGELIKKAADESQRELDKSEIYNLFVKHWLEAKGNLSIVDLAETHLEGKENSESTSCRAVVEWKGKRYSIGKTGNGPLDAFAGALSEIPAPKFSITAFHEHSIGTGNDTSAVAYVQITCEDGNQYWGAGKSTNVGRAGVDAVVSALNQIK; encoded by the coding sequence ATGAATGCAAGTATGAATCCGAACGGAAAGTATGCGCGCGTTGGCGACATTGAGCTTCCGAACAGAAAGTGGCCTTCAAACAAAATAACAAAGGCTCCGGTCTGGTGTTCTGTTGATTTAAGAGATGGAAATCAGGCTCTTGTAAATCCAATGGGAATTGATACAAAGCTTGCGTTTTTTGATTTGCTTGTAAAACTTGGATTTAAAGAAATTGAAGTTGGATTTCCTGCTTCAAGCGACACTGAATATGAATTTATCCGCCGTCTTATTGAAGAAAATCATATTCCTGATGATGTTACGATTCAGGTTTTGTGTCAGGCGCGTGAGGCTCTTGTAAAGAAAACTATGGAATCTCTCAAGGGCTGCAAACAGGCGATTTTCCATATTTATAATTCGACTTCACCTGCGCAGAGAAAATATACTTTCAATAAATCCAAGGAAGAAATCAAGCAGATTGCGGTTGACGGCGTAAAGTGCATAAAGTCCTGCCTTTCCGACGAGGACAGAAAAAGAATCCGCCTTGAATATTCCCCGGAAAGTTTTTCACATACTGAAATTGACTATGCGGTTGAAGTCTGCGAGGCTGTAAAAAATGAATGGGGCTGTTCTGCGGACAACAAAATTATTATGAATCTTCCGACAACTGTTGAATGCTATACGCCGAATGTTTATGCGGATGCGATTGAATATTTTGCAGAGCATATTTCCGACCGCCAGAACATAATTATAAGCACACATTGCCACAATGACCGTGGAACTGGCGTTGCTTCCTGCGAGCTAGCTTTGCTTGCCGGAGCAGACAGAGTTGAAGGCTGCCTTTTTGGAAATGGAGAGCGGACAGGAAATCTAGACATAGTGAATGTTGCATTGAATATGTACAGCCAGGGAATAGATCCTCAGCTTGATTTCCATGACATTCAGAGCGTCGGCGAGCTTTATACAAAGTTTACGGAAATGGAAATAAATCCGCGTACTCCTTATGTTGGCGAGCTTGTGTTTACTGCGTTCAGCGGAAGCCATCAGGACGCAATTAGAAAAGGAATGGCTGCGCGCACAAAAATGCCTAAAAACGCGCTTTGGGATGTACCTTACATTCTTATTGATCCGCACGACATTGGCAGGCAGTACGAGGGAATCATCAGAATCAACAGCCAGTCTGGAAAAGGCGGAGCGGCTTATATTCTTGAGCAGGAATACGGAATTTGTCTTCCAAAGGCAATGCATCCTGCTCTTGGCGAGCTGATAAAGAAAGCTGCCGATGAATCCCAGCGTGAGCTTGACAAGTCTGAAATCTACAATCTTTTTGTTAAGCATTGGCTTGAAGCGAAAGGAAATCTTTCAATTGTTGATTTGGCTGAAACTCATCTTGAAGGAAAAGAAAATTCCGAGTCTACTTCTTGCCGCGCTGTTGTTGAATGGAAAGGAAAACGCTATTCAATCGGAAAAACTGGAAACGGACCTCTTGATGCATTTGCTGGCGCGCTTTCTGAAATTCCTGCTCCTAAGTTCAGCATAACGGCATTCCATGAGCATAGTATTGGAACAGGAAACGATACTTCCGCAGTTGCCTATGTACAGATTACGTGCGAAGACGGAAACCAGTACTGGGGAGCTGGAAAATCGACTAACGTTGGCCGCGCCGGTGTTGACGCTGTTGTAAGCGCATTGAACCAGATAAAATAG
- a CDS encoding DUF4954 family protein translates to MLKIIPSSKIDNLKKINPDFIKGKRNPTSEEIAILEKNGNSSSDSEWKNFFVSSEYGKFNPSQIRQSDFSGTVIIGELFDSEISFHDLKLRTGIYSSNLKNVCIGDNCAVQNVRYLENYKIGSRVILFNIMEMSCTEHSKFGEGLLKEGEPESNRIWIGVGNENNRRAVLPFTDMIPADAFLWSRFREDKELMQRFVELTEFGKSKELGTYGIVEDDVVIKNSTLLKDVKICSCAYIKGALKLKNITILSSEDEPSQIGEGVEMVNGIMGFGSHVFYQAIAVRFVIGRNCHLKYGARLLNSVLGDNSTVSCCELLNNLIFPFHEQHHNSSFLIASTVMGQSNIASAATIGSNHNSRSPDCEMIAGRGFWPGLCSDFKFDSKFASFVLASKGSYVNELNITYPFSLVAPSYEDCTVHIIPAYWFLHNMFAIVRNKYKFQARDKRFIKVQHIETNPLAPDTVQEIIFSVNRLVELTSRYLKLPSDDCRKMTKENSYPELLEKFRELAKSAKDSASLLQIAKDYLHQNPDSKFLLTDDRCQKKFGAIIYKPAQGYKEYRRVLKYFAAESLMEYVLKNNRESLCQTDFSEIEKIPLYTKWYNVGGQLIPEEKVEGLFEKIKSHCINNWQQVHAYYDDCQKNYTEYKARYSVYIIEFLYSKKITEFNAGDFENILQDVAFVAMNMLESSISIREKDFTDYFRSITFRNEEEKNAVLGTLRDDEFLKKLKESTEDFINSLNKLFVLMH, encoded by the coding sequence ATGCTAAAGATAATTCCATCTTCTAAAATAGATAATTTAAAAAAAATAAATCCTGATTTTATAAAGGGAAAGAGAAACCCAACATCTGAAGAAATTGCAATTCTAGAAAAAAATGGGAATTCTTCGTCCGATTCTGAATGGAAAAATTTTTTTGTAAGCTCTGAATATGGGAAATTTAATCCGTCGCAAATCCGCCAGAGCGATTTTTCTGGAACTGTTATTATTGGAGAACTTTTCGATTCTGAAATTTCGTTCCATGATTTAAAGCTTCGGACAGGAATTTACAGTTCAAATTTAAAGAATGTTTGCATTGGTGATAATTGCGCTGTTCAAAATGTAAGGTATCTTGAAAACTACAAAATCGGCTCTCGTGTAATTCTCTTCAATATAATGGAAATGTCGTGCACGGAACATTCAAAATTTGGAGAGGGACTTTTAAAAGAAGGCGAGCCTGAGTCAAATAGAATTTGGATTGGCGTTGGCAACGAAAATAACCGGCGTGCAGTTCTTCCTTTTACTGATATGATTCCGGCTGATGCTTTTTTATGGTCAAGATTCCGTGAAGATAAAGAACTTATGCAGCGTTTTGTTGAACTCACTGAATTTGGAAAATCAAAAGAGCTTGGAACTTATGGAATTGTAGAAGATGATGTTGTCATAAAAAATTCAACGCTTTTAAAAGATGTGAAGATCTGTTCATGCGCTTACATAAAAGGCGCTCTAAAGCTTAAAAACATTACAATTCTTTCTTCGGAGGACGAGCCTAGCCAGATTGGAGAAGGCGTGGAGATGGTCAATGGAATAATGGGCTTTGGAAGCCATGTTTTTTATCAGGCTATAGCAGTCCGTTTTGTCATTGGAAGAAACTGCCACTTGAAATACGGCGCACGTCTTTTAAATTCTGTGCTTGGAGACAATTCTACAGTTTCATGCTGCGAGCTTTTAAATAACTTGATTTTTCCTTTCCATGAGCAGCATCACAATTCTTCATTCCTGATTGCTTCAACTGTAATGGGGCAGAGCAATATAGCTTCTGCGGCGACAATTGGTTCTAACCACAATTCAAGAAGTCCTGACTGCGAGATGATTGCTGGCCGTGGATTCTGGCCTGGACTTTGCTCGGATTTTAAGTTTGATTCAAAATTCGCTTCATTTGTTCTTGCTTCAAAAGGTAGCTATGTAAATGAGCTGAATATAACTTATCCATTTTCTTTGGTTGCTCCAAGCTACGAAGACTGCACTGTTCATATTATTCCTGCTTACTGGTTTTTGCATAATATGTTTGCAATTGTGCGTAATAAATATAAATTTCAGGCGCGCGACAAAAGGTTTATAAAAGTTCAGCACATTGAAACGAATCCTCTTGCCCCGGATACTGTGCAGGAAATTATTTTTTCTGTTAACAGGCTTGTTGAACTTACTTCAAGATATTTAAAGCTTCCGTCTGATGACTGCCGGAAAATGACAAAGGAAAATTCCTATCCTGAGCTTCTTGAAAAATTCCGGGAGCTTGCAAAGTCTGCAAAGGATTCCGCTTCGCTTCTTCAGATTGCAAAAGATTATCTTCATCAGAATCCAGATTCAAAATTTCTTCTTACTGATGACCGTTGCCAGAAAAAATTCGGAGCGATTATTTACAAGCCTGCGCAAGGCTACAAGGAATACCGCCGTGTTTTAAAGTATTTTGCGGCTGAAAGTTTGATGGAATATGTTTTAAAAAACAACCGCGAAAGTCTTTGTCAGACTGATTTTTCTGAAATTGAAAAAATTCCGCTTTATACGAAATGGTACAATGTTGGCGGCCAGTTGATTCCAGAAGAAAAAGTTGAAGGGCTTTTTGAAAAAATAAAATCGCATTGTATAAACAATTGGCAGCAAGTTCACGCTTATTACGATGATTGCCAGAAAAACTACACAGAATATAAGGCGCGCTATTCCGTTTATATAATAGAATTTCTTTATTCCAAGAAAATTACAGAATTTAATGCCGGCGACTTTGAAAATATTTTGCAGGACGTTGCTTTTGTTGCAATGAATATGCTTGAGTCTTCGATTTCTATACGCGAAAAAGATTTCACAGATTATTTCCGCTCAATAACATTTAGAAATGAAGAGGAAAAAAATGCTGTGCTTGGAACTTTAAGAGATGATGAGTTCCTAAAAAAACTAAAGGAGTCAACGGAAGACTTTATAAATTCGCTGAACAAGCTTTTTGTGCTTATGCATTGA